Genomic DNA from Rubripirellula tenax:
TCGGAAAAACCCATATCGTCGACCAGAATGACAACGATATTGGGCCGTTCGGCGATGACGGCCGCGGGAATCAAAATCGTCGCCATCGCGATCATCGCGGAAAAAATCGTTTGTAAGCTCATTTCGAAACGTGTCTTTTGTGGGTTGGAGTTTGCGATCGAGGCGGCAAGTCTAACCGCTCGCCCGCCGCGGACGCTAGTTTTTGATTAACATTCCCATGGTTGTTTTGCCGTCCCCAACGATTCAGGAAGTTTGCGTGGCTCATTTCGATGTCTTCAACGGTGATGCCGATGGAATATGTGCGCTGCATCAGCTTCGACTCGACCAGCCCAAGAAGTCGACTTTGGTGACCGGAGTCAAACGGGACATTCGTTTGCTCAAGCGCGTTCAGGCAAGTTCGGGCGACACCGTCACCGTGCTGGACATTTCGTTAGACACCAATCGCGACGATTTGAATCGGCTGCTCGAAGCCGGCGCGACGGTCGATTACTTCGATCATCACTTTGCGGGCGACGTTCCCCAATCGGGTAACTTGACCGCACACATCGACACCGGCGGCAACGTTTGTACCGGATGGATCGTGAACCAATTTCTCGGTGGCAAGTTTCTGCCATGGGCGGTAACGGCGTTGTTCGGCGACAACCTGCACGACGCGGCGCGAAGTGCATCAGCATCTTTGAAGATTTCCAACGATGATTTGATGCAACTCGAACGTCTCGGAACGCTGCTCAATTACAACGGCTATGGGGCGTCGATCGACGATCTGTATTTCCCGCCCGCAGAACTCTACCGCGCGATTTCGCGGTACGTTGATCCGTTCGATTTCATCGATTCGGATAAGTCCTTTGAATCGCTCAGCAATGGCTTTGACGACGACATGACACGGGCCCGCTCGATCGCGCCGGCGATCCTCGTCGAGCGAAGTGCCATTTTTGTTTTTCCTGACGCGGCATTTTCGCGACGCGTCAGTGGCGTATACAGCAACGAGCTTGCTCGCGAACATCCCACGCGCGCTCACGCGCTGGCCAGCTTGCTGCCGACGGGCGACTACTTAGTCAGCGTGCGTGCGCCGCTCTCAACCAAGACGGGCGCCGATGCGTTGTGTCGGCAATTCCTAACCGGCGGGGGTCGCAGTGCCGCAGCGGGCATCAACCAGCTGCCAGCGTCAGACTTGCAAAAGTTCTTTGACGTGATGCAAAGCCACTTCGGTGCCTAGGGCGTACAGATCGCCGTGTTCGATACGCTCGCGCTATTGCGAGCGGGGC
This window encodes:
- a CDS encoding acetyltransferase — encoded protein: MAHFDVFNGDADGICALHQLRLDQPKKSTLVTGVKRDIRLLKRVQASSGDTVTVLDISLDTNRDDLNRLLEAGATVDYFDHHFAGDVPQSGNLTAHIDTGGNVCTGWIVNQFLGGKFLPWAVTALFGDNLHDAARSASASLKISNDDLMQLERLGTLLNYNGYGASIDDLYFPPAELYRAISRYVDPFDFIDSDKSFESLSNGFDDDMTRARSIAPAILVERSAIFVFPDAAFSRRVSGVYSNELAREHPTRAHALASLLPTGDYLVSVRAPLSTKTGADALCRQFLTGGGRSAAAGINQLPASDLQKFFDVMQSHFGA